ATTGCGCCTCAGTTCTTCAAGCTCTTGTTGCGCTTCAAATAGAGCCCAGTCCTCATCAAGGCTGCGCCGCGATGTGGACTGTTTTTCCTGGGATTTAAGGCTGTTGAGCTGCTCTTCGAGTTCGGCGAACTGAAGCCCAAGCGCCTCGAACTCCTCCCAGAGCTCGCGACCTTGCTGCATCAGAGCAGCAACGTGCTGATCCGCCCGTTGTGCGAGTTCAAGGGCACCAGCCCTTCGTGCTTTCTCGCCACGCGTTGTCCAGGCTTGGACCTGTTCGGCAAGGGTGAGCAGCTGACGGCGTAATTCCCTCGCTTGGAGTTGCTGTTGCCCGCGACGGTTGTGAAGATCCCTTTGGCGGTCCTGGAGATGCTGTTCGCGCAGAAGTTGATCCTGACTTGGATTGCTGCGCAAAAACTGTTCAAGCCTTTCCTCCAAGCCGCGTTCGAGGTGGTCCAGCCAGGTGGGACTCATGGGATTTGTTCCGGTGCGCGTGTGATCAAGGGAGCTTCGATTTCCTGCTCCAGTGGATTGATCGCACCTTCCCGTGAACGGAGTAAGAGTTGGGTGAGACGAGCGACTGATCCCTCCCCGAGCTCCAGCGCACCCAAGCGATCGAAGGCATTGCGATACACAGCTTCTAGCTCTTCGATCAGGGTTTCACGTTGTAGGCGAACTGTGGCCCGTTGCTCGTCGCGACTCATGGCTCAGTAGGGATAAAGGTTTGGATCTCAGTCTGGGGCCTTTAAGAGATGCAAGGAGAGATCGTCATCTGGATCATGCCAGCGGCGAACCCAGCGCCATCCAGCCTGTTGCGCTAACGCAACAGCCTTCTGAGGGCTGTATTTGAGGCTGTATTCGGTGATCAGTGGTTCATCGCATTGGAAGGTCCAACTGTCACCGGCGATCCTGACGACTTGTTTGCAGCTGCTGATCAAGGCCATCTGCACTCGCTGTTGGTCGGCTTGCCAACGGGCTTGGTACGAAAAGCATTGCGGGTCAAAATTCGCTCCTAACTCGGCATTGAGGCGATGCAGCAAGTTGCGTGCGAAGTCGGCTGAGATGCCAGCGGCGTCGTTGTAGGCCGCTTCCAGGCGGATCTTGCTTTTGGGTTGGTCCAGACCAAGAAGGAGAGGGCCCCCATTCAGCAACTGCTTGAAATGGCGGAGCAGGTGGACAGCATCGTGCTGTTCAAAATTGCCGAGCGAGCTGCCAGGAAAGAAACCGATGCGTCGTTGGTCTCTCAGAAAGGGGTGTTCTGGAACGGCTGAAAGCGTGCTGTGATCGCAGCAAATTCCTAGCATTGGCACAGCTGGGTAGCGTTGCTGCAGAGCTGTGGTGGCTTTGCGTAAGTGCTCCGCACTGATGTCTAGAGCCACGTAGGCGGCGGGACGGACCGCATCGAGAAGGGGGCCAACTTTTTGGGCGCTGCCAGCACCGAATTCAATAATGACGCCGTCACCGATAGCGGCTGCAATCTCGGGGGCACGCAACTCGAGCAGAGCAATTTCGGTGCGTGTGAGGCTGTATTCGGGTTGTTGGCAGATGCGATCGAAAAGGCGAGAGCCCTCCTCGTCATAGAGAAACCAGGCCGGGAGTTGGCGGGGGCAACGGTTGAGACCGATCCGGACGAGCTGTCCCATATCCGCTGCTGGCGGATGGAGGTTGATCAGTTCGGTTGTTTGATCAGTTCGTTGTGAGGTTGTGGTCATCGGGCCAAGCGCAGGCCAGCCGCCATCCAGCGACTAGAGGGAGCAAAAAAGTTGCGGTAGGTGTCACGGGCATGGCCATTCGGGGTGAGCTGACTGCTGCCCCGCAACACAAATTGGGAGGTCATGAACTTGCCGTTGTACTCACCAACGGCTCCTTGGGCCGCTTGAAACCCTGGATAGGGCCTGTAAGGACTCGCGGTCCATTGCCAAAGCTCAGCATGCTTTTGCTTGAGCTGCAGCCCCTGCTTCTGTGCGGCTGTTTCCCACTCGGCCTCCGTAGGGAGGCGAGATCCAGCCCAGCGTGCATAGGCATCAGCTTCAAACCAGCTGAGATGGCGTACTGGGCGATGGGCTTCTAACGGGCAGCGGCCGGCCAGGGTGAACTCCCAGGCTGTTTGGTCTCGCTGCTGTTGATTACTTTGCGCCTGGCGCCAATAGCGCGGTGCTTTCCACTGTCGCTCTGAGCAGATGGCCCAGCCTTCACTCATCCAGAGTTCGGGGCGCTCGTAGCCGCCGTCCTCGATAAAAGCCTTGTATTCACCGTTGCTCACCAAGCGATCCGCCAGGGCATAAGGCTCGAGCCAAACCCGATGACGTGGTTCCTCATTGTCGAAATGGAAGGGATGGGCATTGTTGCTGTTGTTGTTCTGTTGGCTGTTCTGGCCGATCTCCACCAGGCCACCTTCAAATTGCAGCCAAACGGCAGCTGTGCCGTCGTTGGGAGAGCCTGCGGGTTCTTGCCAATCTGTTCGGTAGGCAGGCTCTAAAGGCTGACGGCTGAAGGCATCGAGAAGATCCATCAACATCAACTCCTGATGCTGTTGCTCGTGCTGAAGGCCAAGCTCCACAAGTCCTAACCAGGGGAAATCGCCGTTGTGTTCGAGCAGGTTTTCCAGGGCCTGGTCCACCTTGTGCCGCCATGCGATTACCTCTGCTATGGGCGGCCTGCTGAGTAAGCCCCGTTGCGGTCTGGGTTGGCGAGGACCAACCGCGTCGTAATAGGAGTTGAAAAGATAGTTCCAGCTCGGATCAGCCCCCTCGTAACCAGGGCAATGGGGGATCAGAACAAAGGTTTCGAAAAACCAGGTGGTGTGAGCGAGATGCCACTTTGGTGGACTTGCATCGGCCATGCCCTGGAGGCAGAGGTCTTCGGCTTCAAGCGGCTCAATCAACACTTCGCTAGTGCGGCGTACGTCCATCAGCCGGCTGAGCAGCGTGCCGGATTCCATGGCAGGTGTTGCTCGTGACAAAGACCCTAGTGAGGCCACGCTGCAGGTGCTTTCGCACAACTCCCCCTACCATCAGCCCATTGAGGCAATGTCGTTGTGATCGGCACGCTGCTCTCTGAGCGCTACCGCTTGGATCAATGTCTGACGTCAGATCAGTCCGCACCCCAGGGAACGCTTTGGCGTGGAACCGATGTGTTGGCATCAGATGCGCCAGTGGCATTGCGGCAGCTTCAGGATTCCGAGGCTCAAGACCGGTTCCGGCAGCTATGGCCCGCGATGCAATCGGTTCTCCACCCACTGATTCCACGATTCGGAGGTCTGCTGGAGGAATTGGATTCGCTCTGGCTGGTCAGGGAGTGGCAAGAAGGATCCAGCTTTGGGCAAATCCAGCAGCAGAGGCGTGAGCGTCAGCTCGTGTTCGGTGGCGGCGAAGTGTTGTTGTTGTTGCGCCAGCTGCTTCCAGTGTTGGGCGTTCTGCATGGAAAGGGACTGGTCCATGGCGATATCAATCCCAGCAACCTTCTTCGCCGTGATCAGGATGGACTGCCGGTTTTGCTCGATTTTGGTCTGCTTCAAAACCTGGGAACCGCCCCGCTTTTAGGAGCTACGGCTAGCTATGCCCCGAGGGGGCAAGGCCGCGGCGAGACGGCCGCGCCATGGATGGATTTGCATGCTCTCGGCGTCACCGCACTGACCTTGCTGAGCGGACGTGCCCCGGAGGCCTTGCTGCCGGCCGATGCCAGCGAATGGCAATGCCCCCCTGACCTAGAGCTCCATGAAGGGTTCCGCGATGTGTTGGAACGCATGCTGAGCGAGGTGCCAGGTCGCCGTTTTGAGAAGGCCTCGGAGGTTTTGCAGGCCTTGAAAGTGGTTCCTATGCCTGAATCGACCGGGCCCATGCCGAGTTCGGATCGAACGGTCGTGCTTGCTCCTGTGGTGCTGGCCTCTGCGGAACTCCCTGTCGTGGAACCGCAGGCTGTTGGCCCCTCTTCCCCTGAGCCTCGCCGGCGTCAGCGCGCTGATGAGCGCCAAGTGGCTGCGGAAGGGCGGCTATGGCCCGTGGTGATTGCTCTCCTGTTGTCAGCGCTAGTGGGCACTGCAATCGGCTGGTTCCTTCTAAGTCGGGGTAATGCTCCCTCGGGTGTCCCATCCACCGAGCGTGATGTGGTGGGCCGCTCGCCGACGGCCAGCCTCCCGCCGGCAGAGGTGGATCAGCGTCAACAACTTCTTAGTCGGCTCAGGGCTCTGCAGGTGGACCGCAGCTGGTTCTTGCAGCTTGTGGATGCCAGCTTGTTGGCCCGATTCCCGGAGCGAAACGGTCGCTTGCCCAGTGATTCCCTTGAGGATGCGCCCCTTCGCAAGGTTTGGAACGAGTTGGCCAACGAGTGGTTGGCCAGGGTGGAGCAGTTGCCTCCAGGGTTGCGCAGTCGCCTCGGGAAACTCGATCAAAAAGATTGGCAAACCCAGCGTCAGGCCCTCGTCGCCCAAGGGGTGAATGACAGGGTGGTGGAACAGCTGGTCTCCGTGGCGGCCAACACCCTGTTGCCGGGTGTGACCTATGGAACCAAGCCGCCAGAACCCTTCCGGCAGCTTTGGTTCGCGGCTGCCTTGCGCAGTCTGGAAGAGGTCAAGATTGAAAGGATTAGGGCAGGGGCTGAGATGGCTACCGTGCTTTCCAGTCGGGTACCAGCCGATAGCGCGCGCCTGATTTCCATTCAGGTTCCGGCCAATCGTCGGTTGGTGCTCGGTATTAATGGAACACCGTTAATGCAGATGACGGTCTACGCCGCTGACGGCTCTGTGGCTGCAGAACGGGGGCCTTTGCGAGTGGTCACCCTGGCGGCTGATGTGGGCACGCCTGTCCAGGTGCTCGTGACGAATGAGGGCGTCGCCTCCGGGCTTCTGACCTTGTCCTCTCGAGCTGACCTCCCGAATCCGAACCCTGTGCCGAAAGCTGTATCAAAACCACTGCCAAGGGTGGATCTCAATCCGATTGCCGATCCGGCGACGGGGGTGCAGGGGCCTGTAGAGGCGTTGCCGGAGCCCCCTGGCCCGAAGCCAGCAGGTGTGAAGGAGGACGTCTCCCAAGAGCAATCCCTCCAAGAGCCATCCGCTCAACCAGAGGGCGATCGAGTCCCAGAAGCAGCTTCCAGCACAGGGCTGAGTCGTCAGTAGCGGGCGATGGCATCCCGTGTTTCTTTCTTGACCTGTTTGTCTTTGGCGGCGGCCCGCTTGTCATGAAGCTTGCGTCCCTTGCCCAGGCCGATGGTCACCTTGATCCATGACCCCTGCAGGTGCAGGTTGAGTGGAATCAAGGTGAGCCCTTTTTGTTCGAGGTGACCGCGCAATTTGTCGATTTCGCGGCGATGGGCAAGTAGGCGCCTCACCCTGAGGGGGTCGTGATTGAAATAGCGGCTGGCGTGGGTGTGCGGGGAGATGTGAACGTTGTGGAGGTGCAGCTCGCCCCGTCTGATCAGGCAGAAGCCATCCCGCAGATTGGCCTGCCCCGCCCGCACCGACTTCACCTCGGTCCCCAGAAGCTCGATTCCCGTTTCTAGGGTTTCAAGGATCTCGTACTGATGCCGAGCCAGCCGGTTGTCGGCCAGCAGGCGATTCGCCGCTGCTCTTGCTGCTGCACTCTTCTTGCCGCCTCCCTTGCCCATCTCGCGTCAGGCCCCACGGCCGATCGGTCTTCCGACCTTATCCAGCTATCGGTACCCTGCGACCATGGCGATCGTTTCTTCCAACGCTGAACCCTCCAAGGGAGCTCCTCGACCGAAGCCGTCGCGGGTGGTGGATGCAGCGCGTCAACTGGATGATTCGGCAGAGCTGAGCGCGACGAAGGAAGATGGTCTCAGGCCTCGCCGTCTCGACGATTACATCGGTCAGCGCGAACTCAAGCAAGTGCTGGGGATTGCCATCCAAGCGGCGATGGGTCGGGGT
The Synechococcus sp. CC9311 DNA segment above includes these coding regions:
- the smpB gene encoding SsrA-binding protein SmpB; the protein is MGKGGGKKSAAARAAANRLLADNRLARHQYEILETLETGIELLGTEVKSVRAGQANLRDGFCLIRRGELHLHNVHISPHTHASRYFNHDPLRVRRLLAHRREIDKLRGHLEQKGLTLIPLNLHLQGSWIKVTIGLGKGRKLHDKRAAAKDKQVKKETRDAIARY
- a CDS encoding hercynine metabolism protein — protein: MSPTWLDHLERGLEERLEQFLRSNPSQDQLLREQHLQDRQRDLHNRRGQQQLQARELRRQLLTLAEQVQAWTTRGEKARRAGALELAQRADQHVAALMQQGRELWEEFEALGLQFAELEEQLNSLKSQEKQSTSRRSLDEDWALFEAQQELEELRRNQGLS
- a CDS encoding phosphotransferase, coding for MIGTLLSERYRLDQCLTSDQSAPQGTLWRGTDVLASDAPVALRQLQDSEAQDRFRQLWPAMQSVLHPLIPRFGGLLEELDSLWLVREWQEGSSFGQIQQQRRERQLVFGGGEVLLLLRQLLPVLGVLHGKGLVHGDINPSNLLRRDQDGLPVLLDFGLLQNLGTAPLLGATASYAPRGQGRGETAAPWMDLHALGVTALTLLSGRAPEALLPADASEWQCPPDLELHEGFRDVLERMLSEVPGRRFEKASEVLQALKVVPMPESTGPMPSSDRTVVLAPVVLASAELPVVEPQAVGPSSPEPRRRQRADERQVAAEGRLWPVVIALLLSALVGTAIGWFLLSRGNAPSGVPSTERDVVGRSPTASLPPAEVDQRQQLLSRLRALQVDRSWFLQLVDASLLARFPERNGRLPSDSLEDAPLRKVWNELANEWLARVEQLPPGLRSRLGKLDQKDWQTQRQALVAQGVNDRVVEQLVSVAANTLLPGVTYGTKPPEPFRQLWFAAALRSLEEVKIERIRAGAEMATVLSSRVPADSARLISIQVPANRRLVLGINGTPLMQMTVYAADGSVAAERGPLRVVTLAADVGTPVQVLVTNEGVASGLLTLSSRADLPNPNPVPKAVSKPLPRVDLNPIADPATGVQGPVEALPEPPGPKPAGVKEDVSQEQSLQEPSAQPEGDRVPEAASSTGLSRQ
- the egtB gene encoding ergothioneine biosynthesis protein EgtB yields the protein MESGTLLSRLMDVRRTSEVLIEPLEAEDLCLQGMADASPPKWHLAHTTWFFETFVLIPHCPGYEGADPSWNYLFNSYYDAVGPRQPRPQRGLLSRPPIAEVIAWRHKVDQALENLLEHNGDFPWLGLVELGLQHEQQHQELMLMDLLDAFSRQPLEPAYRTDWQEPAGSPNDGTAAVWLQFEGGLVEIGQNSQQNNNSNNAHPFHFDNEEPRHRVWLEPYALADRLVSNGEYKAFIEDGGYERPELWMSEGWAICSERQWKAPRYWRQAQSNQQQRDQTAWEFTLAGRCPLEAHRPVRHLSWFEADAYARWAGSRLPTEAEWETAAQKQGLQLKQKHAELWQWTASPYRPYPGFQAAQGAVGEYNGKFMTSQFVLRGSSQLTPNGHARDTYRNFFAPSSRWMAAGLRLAR
- the egtD gene encoding L-histidine N(alpha)-methyltransferase; the encoded protein is MTTTSQRTDQTTELINLHPPAADMGQLVRIGLNRCPRQLPAWFLYDEEGSRLFDRICQQPEYSLTRTEIALLELRAPEIAAAIGDGVIIEFGAGSAQKVGPLLDAVRPAAYVALDISAEHLRKATTALQQRYPAVPMLGICCDHSTLSAVPEHPFLRDQRRIGFFPGSSLGNFEQHDAVHLLRHFKQLLNGGPLLLGLDQPKSKIRLEAAYNDAAGISADFARNLLHRLNAELGANFDPQCFSYQARWQADQQRVQMALISSCKQVVRIAGDSWTFQCDEPLITEYSLKYSPQKAVALAQQAGWRWVRRWHDPDDDLSLHLLKAPD
- a CDS encoding hercynine metabolism small protein, whose amino-acid sequence is MSRDEQRATVRLQRETLIEELEAVYRNAFDRLGALELGEGSVARLTQLLLRSREGAINPLEQEIEAPLITRAPEQIP